Proteins co-encoded in one Kutzneria chonburiensis genomic window:
- a CDS encoding RibD family protein: MKLPYVVLSAAVSIDGFLDDAGCQRLLLSCPEDFDRVDAVRADADAVLVGANTVRRDNPRLIVRSEQRRAQRQARGLPAYPMKVVVTGSGDLDADLAVWGCGGEKLVFTVDSAAEKLHDRLGDLAEVVSTGAVFDWHTVLARLGERGVDRLMVEGGGTVHTQLVALNLADELHVAIAPLVVGQAEAPRFLGPANYPGGTTARMKLLGCTQVGDVVLLRYSPKDLTCCQ, from the coding sequence ATGAAACTGCCGTATGTCGTGCTGTCGGCGGCCGTGAGCATCGACGGCTTCCTCGACGACGCCGGGTGCCAGCGCCTCCTGCTGTCCTGTCCGGAGGACTTCGACCGGGTCGACGCGGTCCGCGCCGACGCCGACGCCGTGTTGGTCGGGGCCAACACGGTTCGCCGTGACAATCCGCGACTGATCGTGCGCTCGGAGCAACGCCGGGCGCAGCGGCAGGCCCGGGGCCTGCCGGCGTATCCGATGAAGGTCGTCGTCACCGGCTCCGGCGACCTCGACGCGGACCTGGCCGTGTGGGGCTGCGGCGGCGAAAAACTGGTGTTCACCGTGGACTCGGCGGCGGAGAAGCTGCATGACCGCCTCGGCGACCTTGCCGAGGTGGTCAGCACGGGCGCGGTGTTCGACTGGCATACCGTGCTGGCCCGGCTGGGCGAGCGCGGTGTCGACCGGCTCATGGTCGAGGGCGGCGGCACCGTGCACACCCAGCTGGTGGCGCTCAACCTGGCCGACGAGCTGCACGTGGCGATCGCGCCGCTCGTTGTCGGGCAGGCCGAGGCGCCCCGTTTCCTCGGCCCGGCCAACTATCCCGGCGGCACTACGGCCCGGATGAAACTCCTAGGCTGCACCCAGGTCGGCGATGTCGTGCTGCTGCGATACTCGCCCAAGGACCTGACCTGTTGCCAGTAG
- a CDS encoding GTP cyclohydrolase II, whose product MSTSGAEATVRTRVRIPLRFADGFSVTADAVTFHGLTDGLEHVAMVFGDPTEGTPLVRMHSECLTGDVFGSARCDCGPQLREAVERISNTGGVLLYLRQEGRGIGLYNKLDAYALQDNGLDTYAANAALGLPEDGRDYTAGAQMLAALGVRKIDLLSNNPDKAEQLRALGVSVRRRVPTGVFATETNLRYLRAKVDHTGHTITLSSLVS is encoded by the coding sequence ATGTCGACGAGCGGCGCCGAAGCAACCGTCCGCACCCGCGTGCGCATCCCGTTGCGCTTCGCGGACGGCTTCTCCGTCACTGCCGACGCGGTCACCTTCCACGGCCTGACCGACGGCCTCGAGCACGTGGCCATGGTCTTCGGCGACCCGACCGAGGGCACTCCCCTGGTCCGCATGCACTCCGAGTGCCTGACCGGCGACGTCTTCGGCTCCGCCCGCTGCGACTGCGGCCCCCAGCTGCGGGAGGCCGTCGAGCGCATCTCCAACACCGGCGGCGTGCTGCTCTACCTGCGCCAGGAGGGCCGCGGCATCGGCCTGTACAACAAGCTCGACGCGTACGCCCTTCAGGACAACGGCCTGGACACGTACGCGGCCAACGCGGCGCTGGGCCTGCCCGAGGACGGCCGCGACTACACCGCGGGCGCGCAGATGCTGGCCGCGCTGGGCGTGCGCAAGATCGACCTGCTCTCCAACAACCCGGACAAGGCCGAGCAGCTGCGTGCGCTCGGCGTCTCGGTGCGCCGCCGCGTGCCGACCGGCGTGTTCGCCACCGAGACCAACCTGCGCTACCTGCGGGCCAAGGTGGACCACACCGGACACACCATCACGCTGTCCAGTCTCGTGAGTTGA
- a CDS encoding TetR/AcrR family transcriptional regulator, with amino-acid sequence MDAEQRRAERRQRLLEAALGLFTTIGYRQTKIVQICAEAGVSTRNFYEEFAGKEQVLLTLHDLINSVALDRVRSALATLDSDDVVRRISLLLDAFVASVTADPRLPRLNYVEAVGVSEDLERQHQEWVTRWADFIEAEARHAAAHGVAPDRDYRLTAIGLVGAITGLLREWQAHQPPWPVADIAAEIRGLMLAAILR; translated from the coding sequence GTGGACGCCGAGCAGCGCCGGGCCGAGCGCCGGCAGCGGCTGCTCGAAGCGGCTCTCGGCCTGTTCACCACGATCGGCTACCGGCAGACCAAGATCGTGCAGATCTGCGCCGAGGCCGGCGTGTCGACCCGCAACTTCTACGAGGAGTTCGCCGGCAAGGAGCAGGTGCTGCTGACCCTGCACGACCTGATCAACTCCGTCGCCCTCGACCGGGTCCGCAGCGCCCTGGCGACGCTGGACTCCGACGACGTCGTGAGGCGGATCTCCTTGCTGCTGGACGCTTTCGTCGCCAGCGTCACCGCCGATCCGCGGCTGCCGCGGCTGAACTACGTGGAGGCCGTCGGCGTCAGCGAGGACCTGGAGCGGCAGCACCAGGAGTGGGTCACGCGCTGGGCCGACTTCATCGAGGCCGAGGCCCGCCACGCCGCCGCCCACGGCGTCGCCCCCGATCGCGACTACCGGCTCACGGCCATCGGGCTGGTCGGCGCGATCACCGGTCTGCTGCGGGAATGGCAGGCGCACCAGCCGCCGTGGCCGGTCGCCGACATCGCCGCTGAGATCCGGGGTCTGATGCTGGCCGCGATCCTGCGTTAG
- a CDS encoding lipase family protein, translating to MLRRVLAPLLGLSLLMATPTVAQADARPPSPTQDPFYTPPSPLEGQAGDLIRQRQVDWYPEPFRVFQAPVHTWLVLYRSTSATGTANAVSGMVLVPPIPWNGPGPRPVIAYAMGTQGLGDDCAPSYHLRTGTEVEIAFLAQAMLKGYAVALTDYEGLGTPGTHTYAVANSEGHALLDVARAASKVDGADISADAPIGLFGYSQGGQAAAAAGELQPSYAPDVHVVGVAEGGVPADLSEVAAYNDGNLGFSLVAGAAVGYAAAYPELPFANVLNAKGRDVVQKVETSCIVELALADPFDRLDNLTTTPGMIKDPRWQARLAENRLGAHKPTAPVLLYHGTLDELIPFHVGEELRDRLCALGASVQWQPVPLAGHIVAVSVYGTAALSWLGDRFAGKAPTPNC from the coding sequence ATGCTTCGCCGAGTGCTCGCGCCGCTGCTGGGCCTGTCCCTGCTGATGGCCACCCCGACCGTCGCCCAGGCCGATGCCCGGCCGCCGTCGCCGACCCAGGACCCCTTCTACACGCCGCCCTCGCCGCTCGAAGGCCAGGCCGGCGACCTGATCCGGCAACGCCAGGTCGACTGGTACCCGGAGCCGTTCCGCGTGTTCCAGGCCCCGGTCCACACCTGGCTGGTGCTCTACCGCTCCACCTCCGCCACCGGCACGGCCAACGCCGTCTCGGGCATGGTGCTGGTGCCGCCGATCCCGTGGAACGGCCCCGGCCCACGGCCGGTCATCGCGTACGCCATGGGCACGCAGGGCCTGGGCGACGACTGCGCGCCGTCGTATCACCTGCGTACGGGCACCGAGGTGGAGATCGCCTTCCTCGCGCAGGCGATGCTCAAGGGCTACGCCGTCGCGTTGACGGACTACGAAGGCCTTGGCACGCCAGGAACTCACACCTACGCCGTGGCCAACTCCGAGGGGCACGCGCTGCTCGACGTCGCCCGCGCGGCGAGCAAGGTCGACGGCGCCGACATCAGTGCCGACGCCCCGATTGGCCTGTTCGGCTACTCCCAAGGCGGTCAGGCCGCGGCCGCGGCAGGGGAGTTGCAGCCGTCGTACGCACCGGACGTGCACGTCGTCGGCGTCGCCGAGGGCGGCGTGCCGGCCGATCTCAGCGAAGTCGCCGCCTACAACGACGGCAACCTGGGCTTCAGCCTCGTCGCCGGCGCCGCAGTCGGTTACGCCGCAGCGTATCCCGAGCTGCCGTTCGCGAACGTCTTGAACGCCAAGGGCCGTGACGTCGTGCAGAAGGTCGAGACCTCCTGCATAGTCGAACTTGCCCTCGCGGATCCCTTCGACCGCTTGGACAATCTCACCACGACACCGGGCATGATCAAGGATCCACGCTGGCAGGCCCGGCTGGCCGAGAACCGCCTCGGCGCGCACAAGCCGACCGCCCCCGTGTTGCTCTATCACGGCACACTGGACGAGCTGATCCCGTTCCACGTCGGCGAAGAGCTCCGCGACCGCCTCTGCGCACTCGGCGCTTCCGTTCAGTGGCAACCAGTTCCGCTCGCCGGGCACATCGTCGCCGTCAGCGTCTACGGCACCGCGGCGCTGAGCTGGCTCGGGGATCGCTTCGCCGGCAAAGCACCCACCCCGAACTGCTGA
- a CDS encoding alpha/beta fold hydrolase → MELFTRTWGSPAAPAMVLLHGASGNGGAWQEFAASFSDRWHVIAPDQRGHGQSPRADAYSFDLFADDLHGLLDAFHVEQAVLVGHSMGGVAAYRYAEKRPSRVTALVLEEAPPPVPLGLQLAPRPEGELDYDWALRPQIIAELNAPRPLGKIAVPTLIVAGGEQSHLPQAEIAAMAEQLSAELVTIDAGHLVHRNRPAEFAAAVRAFLADTNR, encoded by the coding sequence GTGGAACTGTTCACCCGCACCTGGGGTTCGCCCGCCGCGCCGGCCATGGTCCTGCTGCACGGCGCGTCGGGCAACGGCGGCGCCTGGCAGGAATTCGCCGCCAGCTTCTCCGACCGCTGGCACGTCATAGCGCCGGACCAGCGGGGACACGGCCAAAGCCCACGGGCCGACGCCTACTCGTTCGACCTGTTCGCCGATGACCTGCACGGCCTGCTCGACGCCTTCCACGTCGAGCAGGCCGTGCTCGTCGGGCATTCCATGGGCGGCGTCGCCGCCTATCGCTACGCCGAGAAGCGCCCGTCGCGTGTAACCGCGTTGGTGCTGGAGGAAGCGCCGCCGCCGGTTCCGTTGGGGCTGCAACTGGCGCCGCGCCCCGAGGGCGAGTTGGACTACGACTGGGCTCTCCGCCCGCAGATCATCGCCGAGCTGAACGCCCCGCGGCCGCTGGGAAAGATCGCCGTGCCGACGCTGATCGTGGCCGGCGGGGAACAGAGCCACCTGCCGCAGGCCGAGATCGCCGCCATGGCCGAGCAGCTGTCGGCCGAGCTCGTCACGATCGACGCCGGCCACCTCGTGCACCGTAACCGGCCGGCCGAGTTCGCCGCCGCCGTACGAGCCTTCCTGGCCGACACCAACAGGTGA
- a CDS encoding DUF4436 family protein, protein MRTVQLVAVGVAIAVLATGGIIAFRLDTGTRKLDYIAGSNDPNRVELDVTLQRVDVTGRELDLRIVPILYGNLADGTDAVPARDLEIDTSSLTTGLLRFKAHDRVSLQDVRMGVDEGLVSSYPFDSYAATIGFFVTAGDQNVPVSLRFRSYDALFTAELTDAAWPTGQLKANVLAGRTFSSSVLAWFLMVAMWALALSVLGAALTIVSKKMGLVWPAMGWMAATLFALVGFRNAAPGSPPIGALIDYGAFFWAELLTTASLVYVTVNGIRRARLT, encoded by the coding sequence GTGAGGACGGTACAGCTTGTCGCCGTTGGCGTGGCGATCGCGGTGCTCGCGACGGGCGGCATCATCGCCTTCCGGCTCGACACCGGCACCCGCAAACTCGACTACATCGCCGGCAGCAACGATCCCAACCGGGTCGAGTTGGACGTGACGCTGCAACGGGTCGACGTCACCGGGCGCGAACTCGACCTGCGCATCGTGCCGATCCTGTACGGCAACCTGGCCGACGGCACCGACGCCGTGCCGGCGCGTGACCTCGAGATCGACACCAGTTCGCTGACCACCGGCCTCCTGCGGTTCAAGGCGCACGACCGGGTCTCGTTGCAGGACGTGCGGATGGGCGTGGACGAAGGCCTGGTGTCGTCGTACCCGTTCGACAGCTACGCGGCCACGATCGGCTTCTTCGTCACCGCGGGCGACCAGAATGTGCCGGTCTCGCTGCGGTTCCGCAGCTACGACGCGCTGTTCACGGCCGAGCTGACCGACGCCGCGTGGCCGACCGGCCAGCTCAAGGCCAACGTGCTGGCCGGCCGCACGTTCAGCTCGTCGGTGCTGGCCTGGTTCCTGATGGTGGCGATGTGGGCGCTGGCGCTGTCCGTGCTCGGCGCTGCGTTGACCATAGTGTCCAAGAAGATGGGCCTGGTCTGGCCGGCGATGGGCTGGATGGCTGCCACGCTGTTCGCGCTCGTCGGCTTCCGCAACGCCGCGCCGGGGTCGCCGCCGATCGGCGCGCTGATCGACTACGGCGCCTTCTTCTGGGCCGAGCTCCTGACCACCGCTTCCCTGGTTTACGTGACAGTGAACGGGATCCGGCGCGCGCGGCTAACCTGA
- a CDS encoding Lrp/AsnC family transcriptional regulator: MRNDDRFDQTDLRLLRALAEQPRATAVALAEQTGLSRNTVQARLLRLEQPGVLDTFEHRIPPRALGYPLTAFVMMVVTQQRLDEVAAALADVPEVLQVHGISGQPDLFVHVVAQDGDDLYRIAGLMLAIPGVERTSTALVMRELVGYRISPLLERRSG; encoded by the coding sequence GTGCGCAACGACGACCGCTTCGACCAGACCGACCTCCGCCTGCTGCGTGCGCTGGCCGAGCAGCCGCGGGCCACCGCTGTGGCGCTGGCCGAGCAGACCGGGCTGTCCCGCAACACCGTGCAGGCACGCCTGCTGCGGCTGGAACAACCGGGCGTGCTGGACACGTTCGAGCACCGCATCCCGCCCCGCGCGCTGGGCTATCCGCTGACCGCGTTCGTGATGATGGTCGTGACCCAGCAGCGGCTGGACGAGGTCGCCGCCGCGCTGGCCGACGTGCCGGAAGTGCTCCAGGTGCACGGCATCAGCGGCCAGCCCGACCTGTTCGTGCACGTCGTCGCCCAGGACGGCGACGACCTGTACCGCATCGCCGGCCTGATGCTGGCCATCCCCGGCGTGGAGCGGACCAGCACGGCGCTGGTGATGCGGGAGCTGGTCGGCTACCGGATCAGCCCGCTGCTCGAACGGCGCTCAGGTTAG
- a CDS encoding transketolase-like TK C-terminal-containing protein — MTRQSPAAPAVLTEIEQRVLWLSTAMIHHANLVRPNDSGLKVGGHQASSASMVSIMTSLWFRHLRAEDRVSVKPHASPVLHAINYLLGELDESYLTTLREFGGLQSYPSRSKDPDPVDYSTGSVGIGATAPIWGAIARRYVGAGTGRQYSLLGDAELDEGAVWEAVLDPSVAELGEIVWIVDLNRQSLDRVVPQIAGDRLRDMFTGAGWQVITLKYGRLLAELFTRPGGSALRARLDTMPNPEYQRLLRCDAAQLRDRLPAGDSAIAELVSGVDDPTLLAAIRNLGGHDLAALDGAFEEIDDGRPTVILAYTVKGNGLPTQGHPQNHSSLLTAEQLAELARRLGTHVDDPWLAFPPGTDAADLCEDTANRLRRDGVATAEPPSIPLDLGRVQQGTTTTQAALGRTLLDLTRRAPEAAQRVVTVSPDVSSSTNLGGWVNKVGVWSPDERVDWFADDSDTILHWRESPGGQHIELGIAETNLVGLIGELGATWSRWGQPLLPIGVLYDPFVSRALEPWSFGIYAGGQSILVGTPSGVTLAPEGGAHQSITTPSIGLEQPGCVTYEPAFAIDVEWTLLASLARLGRPDGTSAYLRLSTRPVDQSLADVPADPAARERRRRQVVAGAYSLRRKDNPAITIAAMGAVVPEALAAADRLDQVGIPADVVCVTSPGLLFQAQQARHGRADAPSWILDQVLRPTPLVTVLDGHPHTLACLATVNRVPSISLGVTRFGQAGALADVYRYHGLDADSIVRAALDLS; from the coding sequence ATGACCAGGCAGAGTCCGGCGGCGCCGGCCGTGCTGACCGAGATCGAGCAGCGGGTGCTGTGGCTGTCCACCGCCATGATCCATCACGCGAACCTGGTGCGCCCCAACGATTCCGGCCTCAAGGTTGGCGGGCACCAGGCGTCCAGCGCCTCGATGGTGTCGATCATGACCTCGCTGTGGTTCCGGCACCTGCGCGCGGAGGACCGCGTCTCGGTCAAGCCGCACGCCTCGCCGGTGCTGCACGCGATCAACTACCTGCTCGGGGAGCTGGACGAGTCGTATCTGACGACACTGCGCGAATTCGGCGGGTTGCAGAGCTACCCGAGCCGGTCCAAGGACCCCGATCCCGTCGACTACTCGACCGGATCGGTCGGAATCGGTGCCACCGCGCCGATCTGGGGCGCGATCGCCCGTCGTTACGTGGGCGCGGGAACCGGGCGGCAGTACTCGCTGCTGGGCGACGCCGAGCTGGACGAGGGCGCGGTCTGGGAGGCGGTGCTCGACCCGTCGGTGGCCGAACTGGGCGAGATCGTGTGGATCGTCGACCTGAACCGGCAGTCGCTGGACCGGGTCGTGCCGCAGATCGCCGGTGACCGGCTGCGCGACATGTTCACCGGCGCCGGCTGGCAGGTCATCACCCTCAAGTACGGGCGGCTGCTGGCGGAGCTGTTCACTCGTCCGGGTGGTTCGGCGCTGCGGGCGCGCCTCGACACCATGCCCAATCCGGAGTACCAGCGGCTGCTCCGCTGCGACGCCGCACAGCTGCGGGATCGTTTGCCGGCAGGGGATTCCGCCATCGCCGAACTGGTGTCCGGTGTGGACGATCCGACCCTGCTGGCGGCGATCCGCAACCTCGGCGGGCACGACCTGGCGGCGCTGGACGGGGCCTTCGAGGAGATCGACGACGGCCGGCCGACCGTGATCCTGGCGTACACTGTGAAGGGCAACGGGCTGCCCACCCAAGGGCACCCGCAGAACCACTCATCACTGCTGACCGCGGAGCAACTGGCCGAACTCGCCCGACGTCTTGGTACCCACGTCGACGATCCCTGGCTGGCCTTTCCGCCCGGCACCGATGCGGCCGACCTGTGCGAGGACACGGCAAACCGCCTGCGACGCGACGGCGTCGCGACCGCGGAACCGCCTTCGATCCCGCTCGACCTCGGCCGGGTTCAGCAGGGCACGACGACGACTCAGGCAGCCCTCGGCCGAACGCTGCTCGATCTCACCCGCCGTGCCCCCGAAGCCGCCCAGCGTGTGGTGACCGTGAGCCCTGACGTCAGCTCCAGCACCAACCTGGGCGGCTGGGTCAACAAGGTCGGCGTGTGGTCGCCCGACGAGCGCGTCGACTGGTTCGCCGACGACTCCGACACGATCCTGCATTGGAGGGAAAGCCCTGGGGGACAACACATCGAACTCGGCATCGCCGAGACCAACCTGGTCGGACTGATCGGGGAGCTCGGCGCCACCTGGAGTCGCTGGGGCCAACCGCTGCTGCCGATCGGCGTGCTCTACGACCCGTTCGTCTCGCGGGCCCTTGAGCCCTGGTCGTTCGGCATCTACGCCGGCGGGCAGTCCATTCTGGTCGGCACGCCGTCCGGGGTCACACTGGCCCCGGAGGGCGGGGCGCACCAGTCGATCACGACGCCGTCCATCGGGCTGGAGCAGCCCGGCTGCGTCACGTACGAGCCGGCGTTCGCGATCGACGTCGAGTGGACGCTGCTGGCCAGCCTGGCCCGGCTGGGCCGGCCCGACGGCACCTCGGCCTACCTGCGCCTGTCGACCCGGCCGGTCGACCAGTCGCTGGCCGACGTGCCGGCGGACCCGGCCGCCCGGGAACGCCGCCGCCGTCAGGTCGTGGCCGGTGCGTACTCGTTGCGCCGCAAGGACAATCCGGCGATCACCATCGCCGCGATGGGTGCGGTCGTGCCCGAGGCGCTGGCCGCCGCCGACCGGCTGGACCAGGTCGGCATCCCGGCCGACGTGGTCTGCGTGACCAGCCCGGGCCTGTTGTTCCAGGCCCAGCAGGCCAGGCACGGCCGCGCCGACGCCCCGTCGTGGATCCTGGACCAGGTGCTACGCCCGACGCCGCTGGTGACCGTCCTGGACGGCCATCCGCACACGCTCGCCTGCCTGGCCACGGTCAACCGGGTGCCGTCGATCTCCCTCGGCGTCACCCGGTTCGGCCAGGCCGGCGCGCTGGCCGACGTCTACCGCTACCACGGCCTCGACGCCGACAGCATCGTGCGCGCGGCGCTGGATCTCAGCTGA
- a CDS encoding DUF427 domain-containing protein yields MKATINGRVVAEAPESEVVSIEGNWYFPPSSLTDSEFVASPTPYTCAWKGVAQYHTVAGQTDAGWSYTQPPADAVSRVGQDFTDYVAFDRRVVEVS; encoded by the coding sequence ATGAAGGCAACCATCAACGGCCGCGTCGTGGCCGAGGCCCCCGAGTCCGAGGTCGTGTCGATCGAGGGCAACTGGTACTTCCCGCCGTCGTCCCTCACGGACAGCGAGTTCGTGGCCAGCCCGACCCCGTACACCTGCGCGTGGAAGGGCGTGGCCCAGTACCACACCGTGGCCGGTCAGACCGACGCCGGCTGGAGCTACACCCAGCCGCCGGCCGACGCGGTCAGCCGCGTCGGCCAGGACTTCACCGACTACGTGGCTTTCGACCGGCGCGTGGTCGAGGTCAGCTGA